One window of the Trifolium pratense cultivar HEN17-A07 linkage group LG2, ARS_RC_1.1, whole genome shotgun sequence genome contains the following:
- the LOC123907114 gene encoding histone H4 — protein MSGRGKGGKGLGKGGAKRHRKVLRDNIQGITKPAIRRLARRGGVKRISGLIYEETRGVLKIFLENVIRDAVTYTEHARRKTVTAMDVVYALKRQGRTLYGFGG, from the coding sequence ATGTCAGGAAGAGGCAAAGGAGGAAAAGGTCTTGGAAAGGGAGGAGCAAAACGACATCGTAAGGTTCTGAGAGATAACATTCAAGGAATAACAAAGCCTGCAATTCGTCGTCTCGCTAGACGTGGTGGTGTGAAGCGTATCAGCGGTTTAATTTATGAAGAAACTCGTGGTGTTCTCAAGATCTTTCTTGAGAATGTGATTCGTGATGCTGTTACCTATACTGAACATGCTCGCCGTAAGACTGTTACTGCCATGGATGTTGTTTATGCTCTCAAGAGACAAGGAAGGACTCTTTACGGTTTCGGCGGTTAG